From the Opitutus sp. ER46 genome, one window contains:
- a CDS encoding ankyrin repeat domain-containing protein, whose translation MSKSLPPRPRLEQLKTQAKELLKALQVGEPAALQRFREHHPRGAQAATFARDASWALADAQLVIAREYGAPNWPRLREHVAAKLVATGDPMDLLRQAFAEDDATLFRQLLERHPALKARIDEPVEAFNAPVITQVRSREMLDVLLDAGAQLDVRSQWWAGGFGLLHTAEPELAHYALARGATLDVHAAARLGLTDSLRTFLAADPALVHARGGDGQTPLHFARTVAFAELLLNHGADIDAADLDHASTPAQYMVRDRPDVARYLVQRGCRTDILLAAALGDANLVRRHLDADPNCIRTRVTPAWFPKAHPHSGGTIYQWTLGWFMSPHEAAQEFGHTEVVTQLMERSPADVRFLAACWLADEAQVRALLARDPSLIDTLSPDDRQHIAHAARNNRTATVSTMLAAGFSVAATGQHGGTPLHWAAFHGNADMTRAILRYGPPLEQTDHDFKATPLGWAIHGSEHGWHAKTGDYGVVVELLLQAGAKPPPDSAKGTDIVRAALRRSERRP comes from the coding sequence ATGTCGAAGTCCCTGCCTCCTCGGCCCCGTCTCGAACAGCTCAAGACCCAGGCCAAGGAACTCCTCAAAGCGCTGCAAGTCGGCGAACCCGCCGCCCTCCAGCGGTTCCGCGAACACCACCCCCGAGGCGCCCAGGCCGCCACCTTCGCCCGGGACGCTTCCTGGGCCCTCGCCGACGCCCAGCTCGTGATCGCGCGCGAGTACGGCGCCCCCAACTGGCCCAGACTCCGCGAACATGTCGCCGCCAAGCTCGTCGCCACCGGCGACCCCATGGATCTCCTCCGGCAGGCGTTTGCCGAGGACGATGCGACGCTCTTCCGCCAATTGCTGGAACGCCATCCCGCCCTCAAGGCGCGGATCGACGAGCCGGTCGAGGCCTTCAACGCGCCCGTGATCACCCAGGTGCGCAGCCGCGAGATGCTCGATGTGCTGCTCGACGCCGGCGCGCAGCTCGACGTCCGCAGCCAGTGGTGGGCCGGCGGTTTTGGGCTGCTGCACACCGCCGAGCCCGAACTCGCGCACTACGCCCTCGCCCGCGGCGCGACCTTGGACGTCCACGCCGCCGCGCGCCTCGGGTTGACCGATAGCCTGCGCACGTTCCTCGCCGCCGACCCCGCGCTGGTCCACGCCCGCGGCGGCGACGGCCAGACGCCGCTCCACTTTGCCCGCACGGTCGCGTTCGCGGAACTGCTGCTCAACCATGGCGCGGACATCGACGCGGCCGACTTGGATCACGCGTCCACGCCCGCCCAATACATGGTGCGCGATCGCCCGGACGTGGCGCGCTACCTCGTCCAGCGCGGTTGCCGGACCGACATTCTGCTCGCCGCCGCGCTGGGTGACGCCAACCTCGTCCGCCGCCATCTCGACGCCGATCCAAACTGTATCCGCACTAGGGTGACACCCGCGTGGTTTCCGAAAGCGCATCCCCACTCCGGCGGGACGATCTACCAATGGACGCTGGGCTGGTTCATGTCACCCCACGAGGCCGCGCAAGAGTTTGGCCACACCGAGGTCGTGACGCAGCTGATGGAGCGCAGTCCCGCCGACGTGCGCTTCCTTGCCGCCTGCTGGCTGGCCGACGAAGCGCAGGTCCGCGCCTTGCTCGCCCGCGATCCGAGCCTGATCGACACGCTTTCGCCGGACGACCGCCAGCACATCGCCCACGCCGCGCGCAACAATCGCACCGCCACCGTCAGCACAATGCTCGCCGCGGGGTTCTCCGTCGCTGCAACCGGCCAGCACGGAGGCACGCCGCTGCATTGGGCGGCCTTCCACGGCAACGCCGACATGACGCGCGCCATCCTGCGGTATGGTCCGCCGCTCGAACAAACCGACCACGATTTCAAAGCGACGCCGTTGGGTTGGGCCATCCATGGGTCGGAGCACGGCTGGCACGCCAAAACCGGAGACTACGGCGTTGTCGTGGAACTGCTCCTCCAGGCAGGAGCAAAGCCGCCGCCGGACTCCGCCAAGGGAACTGACATCGTCCGCGCCGCGCTCCGGCGCTCTGAACGAAGGCCGTAA
- a CDS encoding right-handed parallel beta-helix repeat-containing protein: protein MRLPLAALFCALTLPLGAAEEPALDLHLAPGELQAVPSFDACSYYFRPSGTPERPFAVEFRRAGELTWRRGFAPVSDTPAGVWKGSLFDLAENTAWELHVLNASGAEIIPPVSFRTWTSHPPTARVLDLSTLPGAAQGLVITDQGRPDGWIKYTAPKGWRLERPDTPGDGQRGAITLRNARYVILENLTIVGGARHGIHLEQCDSIRILNCDISGWGRVGTQQFTNDGARGKYADANGELINYDAGVKIDASARTVVERCYVHDPRGRSNSWQYSHPAGPTAVHVNNTHGGNVIRWNDFIGSDEHRWNDVIESSSNGSALGGFFRDSDISGNFLVYGNDDGVELEGGGMNVRFYSNKIEGTTCGISTGACLLGPQFIYGNLVVHEGDEAGLALMLFKNSHGVPQSGKRHFINNTVFTAASAPYGNYGKPIGSERIGYLRNNVFVASSARRPDEKMRRDDFDGDLFWTDGNAASSAAYLAGLRQIGQEEHGLAADPRLAAPHQGDFHLAPGSPAKGRGRPVANLAVAGGNLGAFADATTEVPYRPLALTATPRQLEFGRSDQPAVQDVRVAVPASAREPVAFEIRQNSVFNWFKVSPAMGLVKPGEEVILQVTIDPARLKGRPQFRGAFLVRTPSGLSRPVSVYAQAEFSEDLRPADAPNTAYIEAAAVPALASHVQSSSRPGQYGGKYARLAQDEAPEIRATFKVPRDGRYALLVRAGIQRGAMHRREFAARIDQGETVHMEMNPDYNWNTDNDRFRAVYVCAVGHLNAGAHELSFKVNGGLNLNEIIVTDTPAAFMADGWQRKRP, encoded by the coding sequence ATGAGACTCCCGCTCGCCGCCCTGTTCTGCGCGCTCACGTTGCCGCTCGGCGCGGCCGAGGAGCCCGCGCTCGACTTGCACCTGGCCCCGGGCGAACTCCAGGCGGTGCCGAGCTTCGACGCCTGCAGCTACTACTTCCGTCCGTCCGGGACGCCGGAACGGCCGTTTGCCGTCGAGTTTCGGCGGGCCGGCGAACTGACGTGGCGGCGCGGCTTCGCGCCGGTGTCCGATACGCCGGCGGGTGTCTGGAAGGGCAGCCTCTTTGACCTGGCGGAGAACACGGCGTGGGAACTCCACGTGCTGAATGCGAGCGGCGCGGAAATCATCCCGCCGGTTTCCTTCCGCACGTGGACGAGCCATCCGCCGACTGCCAGGGTGCTCGACCTGAGCACCCTGCCCGGCGCTGCGCAGGGGCTCGTGATCACCGACCAGGGCCGGCCGGACGGCTGGATCAAGTACACGGCGCCGAAGGGCTGGCGACTCGAGCGGCCGGACACCCCTGGCGATGGCCAGCGCGGCGCGATCACGCTCCGGAACGCCCGGTATGTCATCCTGGAGAACCTCACGATCGTCGGCGGCGCCCGGCATGGCATCCACCTCGAGCAATGCGACTCGATTCGGATCCTGAACTGCGACATCTCGGGCTGGGGCCGTGTCGGGACCCAGCAGTTCACGAACGACGGCGCCCGCGGAAAGTATGCCGACGCGAATGGCGAACTGATCAACTACGACGCCGGCGTGAAAATCGACGCCAGCGCCCGCACGGTCGTCGAGCGGTGCTACGTGCACGATCCGCGCGGCCGGTCCAATTCATGGCAGTACTCACACCCCGCCGGTCCGACCGCCGTGCACGTCAACAATACGCACGGCGGGAATGTCATTCGCTGGAATGATTTCATCGGCAGCGACGAGCACCGCTGGAACGACGTGATCGAGTCGAGCAGCAACGGCTCGGCCCTGGGGGGCTTCTTTCGCGACAGCGACATCAGCGGCAACTTCCTGGTTTACGGCAATGACGACGGCGTCGAACTCGAGGGAGGCGGCATGAACGTGCGCTTCTACAGCAACAAGATCGAGGGCACGACCTGTGGCATCAGCACCGGTGCCTGTCTCCTCGGGCCGCAGTTCATCTACGGCAACCTGGTCGTTCACGAGGGCGACGAGGCCGGGCTCGCGCTGATGCTGTTCAAGAACAGCCACGGCGTCCCGCAGAGCGGCAAGCGCCATTTCATCAACAACACGGTGTTCACGGCCGCGTCCGCGCCGTACGGCAACTACGGCAAGCCCATCGGCAGCGAACGGATCGGCTACCTGCGCAATAACGTGTTTGTTGCCAGCAGTGCGCGGCGGCCGGACGAAAAGATGCGGCGCGATGATTTTGACGGGGATCTGTTTTGGACCGACGGCAACGCGGCGTCATCCGCCGCCTATCTCGCCGGCCTCCGACAGATCGGGCAGGAGGAACACGGCCTTGCCGCCGACCCGCGGTTGGCCGCTCCGCACCAGGGTGATTTCCACCTCGCGCCGGGGAGTCCGGCCAAGGGCAGGGGACGGCCGGTTGCGAACCTGGCGGTGGCTGGTGGAAATCTCGGCGCCTTCGCCGACGCGACCACGGAGGTGCCGTACCGGCCGCTCGCGCTGACCGCCACGCCGCGGCAGCTTGAGTTTGGACGCTCGGACCAACCCGCCGTCCAGGACGTACGGGTCGCCGTGCCGGCGTCGGCGCGGGAGCCGGTTGCGTTCGAAATCCGGCAGAACTCCGTTTTCAACTGGTTCAAGGTCTCGCCGGCGATGGGCCTGGTGAAACCGGGCGAGGAGGTGATCCTGCAGGTAACGATCGATCCAGCCCGGCTGAAAGGCCGCCCGCAGTTCAGAGGAGCGTTCCTCGTGCGTACGCCTTCCGGCCTCTCCCGGCCGGTCAGCGTCTATGCGCAGGCTGAATTTTCGGAAGATCTCCGCCCGGCGGACGCCCCCAACACGGCGTACATCGAAGCCGCCGCGGTGCCCGCGCTGGCGTCCCATGTGCAATCTTCGTCTCGGCCCGGCCAGTATGGCGGCAAGTATGCGCGCCTCGCGCAGGACGAAGCGCCCGAGATTCGCGCCACCTTCAAGGTGCCGCGAGACGGTCGCTATGCCTTGCTGGTGCGGGCGGGCATTCAGCGCGGCGCGATGCACCGCCGTGAATTTGCCGCGCGGATCGACCAGGGCGAAACCGTGCACATGGAAATGAACCCAGACTACAACTGGAATACCGACAACGATCGCTTCCGGGCCGTTTATGTGTGTGCGGTGGGGCACCTCAACGCCGGCGCACATGAACTTTCGTTCAAGGTGAACGGCGGTCTCAACCTAAACGAGATCATCGTCACCGACACACCGGCCGCCTTCATGGCCGATGGCTGGCAGCGGAAGCGACCATGA
- a CDS encoding alkaline phosphatase D family protein, whose amino-acid sequence MNLRAMLITAILLGIVGLSSAAAPSVPAAAVHMANGAIAGEVTTDTAIIWTRLTRHPERNVRGLPFPKVNPQDIPSVALDPRKTAYERNALLVSLPVSEAAQLQGHALDEMEGAVPGAEGDVRVLYWREDQGSAAAIATPRASVSIANDGTHSFQLSGLAPNARYHFRAEGYASGQAVPSCTYEGAFRTAPRPTDPTPLTFTVVTCQDYPRRDDPVNGHRIYPAMARLEPDFFVHTGDFEYLDKPTPLATTVALARFKYNRIMALPFQRAFYSHVSSYFMKDDHDTLKDDAWPGQTYGDLTFAQGLALFREHLPQSDPPYRTIRWGRDLQIWLVEGRDFRSPNDAPDGPQKSIWGVAQKRWFFETVDASDATFRILISPTAVVGPDRDGKGDSHANQAFAHEGAELRQFLASRRMFVINGDRHWQYASVDPATGLHEYGTGPSSDIHASGYSDAERTPAHRYLRIRGGFISVRIARVDGQPRAIIRHHDVDGNVRFEQSETAR is encoded by the coding sequence ATGAACCTCCGCGCCATGCTGATCACCGCCATCCTGCTTGGGATCGTCGGACTGAGCTCCGCGGCCGCCCCGTCTGTCCCGGCCGCCGCCGTGCACATGGCCAACGGCGCCATCGCCGGCGAAGTCACGACGGACACCGCGATCATCTGGACGCGGCTCACCCGGCACCCGGAACGGAACGTGCGCGGGCTGCCCTTCCCCAAGGTGAACCCGCAGGACATTCCCTCGGTCGCCCTCGACCCCAGGAAAACGGCCTACGAACGCAACGCCCTCCTGGTCAGCCTCCCGGTGAGCGAGGCCGCGCAGTTGCAGGGGCATGCGCTCGACGAAATGGAAGGGGCGGTGCCCGGCGCCGAGGGCGACGTGCGGGTCCTTTACTGGCGGGAAGACCAGGGCAGCGCCGCCGCGATCGCGACGCCACGGGCGAGCGTGTCGATCGCAAATGACGGCACGCATTCCTTCCAGCTGTCCGGACTGGCGCCGAACGCCCGCTATCACTTCCGCGCCGAGGGTTATGCTTCCGGCCAGGCCGTACCGAGCTGCACCTATGAAGGGGCTTTTCGCACCGCGCCGCGGCCAACCGACCCTACGCCTCTTACGTTCACGGTGGTCACCTGCCAGGACTACCCGCGCCGGGATGATCCCGTGAATGGCCATCGGATCTATCCGGCCATGGCCCGCCTCGAGCCCGACTTCTTCGTCCACACCGGCGACTTTGAATACCTGGACAAACCCACGCCGCTCGCGACCACCGTCGCCCTCGCCCGCTTCAAATACAACCGGATCATGGCGCTGCCGTTCCAACGCGCGTTCTACAGTCACGTTTCCAGCTACTTCATGAAGGACGACCACGACACGCTGAAGGATGACGCGTGGCCGGGGCAGACGTACGGGGACCTGACGTTCGCCCAGGGGCTGGCCCTGTTCCGCGAGCACCTGCCGCAGAGTGATCCGCCCTACCGCACCATCCGCTGGGGCCGCGATCTCCAGATCTGGCTGGTGGAGGGACGCGATTTTCGGTCGCCGAATGATGCGCCCGACGGGCCGCAGAAATCAATCTGGGGGGTGGCGCAGAAACGCTGGTTCTTCGAGACGGTCGACGCCTCCGACGCGACGTTTCGGATCCTGATCAGCCCCACGGCCGTGGTTGGACCCGATCGCGACGGAAAGGGCGACAGCCATGCAAACCAGGCCTTCGCGCACGAAGGAGCGGAACTGCGGCAGTTTCTCGCGAGCCGGCGCATGTTCGTCATCAACGGCGATCGGCATTGGCAATACGCCTCGGTGGACCCCGCGACCGGACTGCACGAATACGGCACCGGGCCTAGTTCGGACATTCACGCCAGCGGCTACAGCGACGCGGAGCGCACGCCCGCGCACCGGTATCTTCGGATCAGAGGCGGCTTCATCAGTGTGCGCATCGCGCGCGTCGACGGCCAACCCCGCGCGATCATCCGGCACCACGACGTCGACGGGAACGTGAGGTTCGAGCAGAGCGAAACCGCACGCTGA
- a CDS encoding glycoside hydrolase family 88 protein yields MKTPSITKLLLAGLCLATAMPSYAESSFSSWPAGSSPREVGLRVSERFLSKDYRLSGREKRFFHYAETCTWYGALEFAQLTDNQALRSRLVARFEPIFGPRASLIPPVTNVDWAVFGALPLELYQRTKDPRFLQLGRRIADEQWAAPVAGTELSPEAREGLAAGLTWHTRFWIDDMYMITMLQTQAYRATGEWVYVDRAAREAVAYLDKLQQPNGLFFHAPDSQFFWGRGNGWFAAGMSELLRSLPTDHPLRPRILAGYQKMMATLLKFQGEDGMWRQLIDDPQSWPETSGTGMFTFAFITGVQHGWLDEKTYAGAARKGWLALVQRINAEGDITDVCEGTNKGLDRPYYLARLRLTGDLHGQAPILWCAGALLR; encoded by the coding sequence ATGAAAACCCCATCCATCACCAAACTGCTCTTGGCCGGGCTCTGCCTGGCCACCGCGATGCCGAGCTATGCCGAGTCCAGCTTCAGCTCGTGGCCGGCCGGCTCTTCGCCCCGCGAAGTCGGCCTGCGCGTCTCCGAGCGGTTTCTGTCGAAGGACTACCGGCTGTCGGGCCGTGAAAAGCGCTTCTTTCACTATGCCGAGACCTGCACTTGGTACGGCGCGCTCGAGTTTGCCCAGCTCACGGACAACCAGGCCCTGAGGAGCCGGCTCGTGGCGCGGTTCGAGCCGATCTTTGGCCCGCGGGCCAGCCTGATCCCGCCGGTGACGAACGTTGACTGGGCAGTGTTTGGCGCGTTGCCGCTGGAATTGTACCAGCGGACCAAGGATCCGCGTTTCCTCCAACTCGGCCGGCGGATCGCCGACGAGCAGTGGGCCGCCCCGGTGGCCGGCACCGAGCTGAGTCCGGAAGCGCGCGAGGGTCTCGCCGCCGGGCTCACCTGGCACACGCGCTTCTGGATCGATGACATGTACATGATCACGATGCTCCAGACGCAGGCCTACCGCGCGACCGGTGAATGGGTTTATGTGGACCGGGCGGCGCGGGAAGCGGTGGCGTACCTCGACAAGCTCCAGCAGCCGAACGGCCTGTTCTTCCATGCGCCCGACTCGCAGTTCTTCTGGGGGCGCGGCAACGGCTGGTTCGCCGCCGGAATGTCGGAGCTGCTCCGTTCGCTGCCAACCGACCATCCGCTGCGGCCGCGCATTCTGGCCGGATATCAGAAGATGATGGCGACGCTGCTGAAATTTCAGGGCGAGGATGGCATGTGGCGGCAACTGATCGACGATCCGCAGTCGTGGCCGGAAACCTCGGGCACGGGCATGTTCACGTTCGCGTTCATCACGGGCGTGCAGCACGGCTGGCTCGACGAGAAGACTTACGCTGGGGCGGCGCGCAAGGGCTGGCTTGCGCTCGTGCAGCGGATCAATGCGGAGGGCGACATAACCGACGTGTGCGAGGGTACGAACAAGGGCCTCGACCGTCCGTACTACCTGGCGCGACTCCGGCTGACCGGCGACCTCCACGGCCAGGCGCCCATCCTCTGGTGCGCGGGCGCCCTGCTGCGCTGA
- a CDS encoding rhomboid family intramembrane serine protease, which translates to MKDTDRPRQIAPGRPRRLTKAESAQFKWRTIILPSALGSIGFIGGLSLLHSLLIAVFAVPPLPEDVLKLWLPLFLPWVVILGVLRRRLKLLRWYRDWFTGAMLVWFVISCPSIIAQHYIADAVGKLTRVTRISEVRGLPQSRFWMASSWTGDKRGALRSVEMSVSGKHSEYFDITVRYAVPLTDPNTKRDSQSPSAWLALKYNRRLNNSSDPASKQSAVNDLWSEAARKLAADDLRWVTFFSIEGNTRARRAIESMLRDASAPAAPLLAPHDGEFEDRTGSSLPWAFGTFAIGFTLWCAVILLVRLDSSRVREWQIGDSSADKIAGLWLLTPRDGYVVTPVLLFLNVAVWLVMASQDVGLGHTSANDLITWGAAYRPLIAQGEFWRLITSSFVHANLLHIVNNAVMLVLIGSVMEQSVRSSWYAAVYALSGLVGISVSVAWHPNTAIVGASAAIFGLAGYGIVELLIRRDSIGAAPALLKIAAVYLGINLVIGIVLPGVDLVAHVAGLGTGAALGVFRCLVPALRTGDR; encoded by the coding sequence ATGAAGGACACGGATCGTCCAAGGCAAATCGCGCCGGGCAGGCCGCGTCGGCTTACAAAGGCAGAAAGCGCGCAATTCAAGTGGCGTACGATTATCCTTCCGTCGGCACTGGGCAGCATCGGCTTCATTGGTGGCCTATCACTACTCCACTCGCTCCTGATAGCGGTGTTCGCCGTCCCGCCGCTGCCTGAAGACGTACTGAAGCTCTGGCTCCCGCTTTTCCTCCCGTGGGTTGTCATTCTGGGAGTTCTGCGTCGCCGCCTCAAGCTGCTGCGTTGGTACCGGGATTGGTTTACCGGAGCCATGCTCGTTTGGTTCGTCATCAGTTGCCCAAGCATTATCGCCCAACACTACATCGCTGATGCCGTCGGGAAGCTCACTCGAGTAACCCGCATCAGCGAGGTCCGCGGCCTACCTCAGAGCCGCTTTTGGATGGCATCAAGCTGGACCGGGGACAAGCGAGGCGCACTTCGATCAGTTGAGATGTCCGTTAGCGGAAAACACTCGGAGTATTTCGACATCACGGTGCGGTATGCGGTGCCGCTCACGGACCCGAACACGAAGCGCGACAGCCAAAGCCCTTCCGCTTGGCTGGCGCTCAAGTACAATCGGCGCCTAAACAATAGCTCCGATCCGGCGTCCAAGCAGAGCGCTGTAAATGACCTCTGGTCCGAAGCCGCAAGAAAGCTGGCGGCAGACGATCTCCGATGGGTGACGTTTTTCTCAATTGAGGGAAACACCCGCGCGCGGCGCGCGATCGAGTCGATGTTGCGCGATGCTTCGGCTCCGGCTGCGCCGCTGCTAGCACCACACGATGGAGAATTCGAGGATAGGACCGGTAGCTCCCTTCCGTGGGCCTTTGGAACGTTCGCCATCGGGTTTACACTCTGGTGTGCGGTGATACTGCTAGTGAGGCTGGACAGCAGCCGCGTCAGGGAATGGCAGATTGGCGATTCGTCCGCGGATAAGATCGCCGGTTTGTGGCTCCTGACTCCAAGGGACGGTTACGTGGTGACGCCGGTCTTGTTGTTCCTGAACGTCGCGGTCTGGCTAGTAATGGCCTCGCAGGACGTAGGACTGGGGCATACGTCGGCCAACGACCTCATTACCTGGGGTGCTGCATATCGGCCGTTGATTGCGCAAGGTGAATTCTGGCGGCTCATCACGTCCTCGTTCGTGCACGCCAACCTTCTGCACATCGTCAACAATGCTGTGATGCTCGTGCTGATCGGATCCGTAATGGAGCAGTCGGTGAGGTCCTCATGGTATGCGGCGGTTTATGCGCTGAGCGGCTTGGTGGGGATTTCCGTTAGCGTTGCCTGGCATCCGAACACTGCGATTGTCGGCGCGTCGGCTGCGATCTTTGGTCTCGCTGGGTACGGAATCGTTGAACTGCTTATCAGGCGGGACAGCATCGGAGCGGCTCCTGCTCTGCTCAAGATCGCCGCAGTGTATCTCGGCATCAATCTCGTGATTGGGATCGTCCTGCCAGGAGTAGACCTCGTTGCGCACGTGGCAGGACTCGGTACCGGTGCCGCGCTAGGTGTGTTCCGGTGTCTCGTTCCTGCTTTACGCACCGGCGATCGCTGA
- a CDS encoding nucleoside hydrolase, with protein MSAATASAPQPYDIVTPADAERMAELTFGPRQPPVDVNMIAGAWTTIATQAGRKPAKVIIDTDIGSDIDDAIAIIFALSRPEIDVRAITTSRFEVKQRAAIVSRLLQVMGRTDVPFASGSPRMVNGATLPDKPVNQYAFAGSEADRPPPATADAQELFRRVIEADPGEVWLVLIGPMTNAALLVRDHPDLARRLKGIVVMGGEPTRAFAETNIRNDPQAAEIVCRSGWLKFVGTYDVTVRLLMPKQDMDRLRESGTAVGRALETLQTLWRVDRGMKPGPVAFDACPLLWLFAPELFHTTNQGLSVDGAAVMRVAPDAPATAVTTDIDVRNAHRVLIDTLLGARPRPN; from the coding sequence GTGAGCGCTGCCACCGCGTCCGCTCCGCAGCCATATGACATCGTGACGCCCGCTGATGCCGAACGCATGGCCGAGCTCACGTTTGGGCCCCGGCAGCCGCCGGTGGACGTGAATATGATCGCCGGCGCCTGGACGACGATTGCGACCCAGGCCGGTCGCAAACCGGCGAAGGTAATCATTGATACCGACATCGGGTCGGACATCGATGACGCCATCGCGATCATCTTCGCGCTGTCACGGCCCGAGATTGACGTGCGGGCGATCACGACCTCCCGCTTCGAGGTAAAGCAGCGCGCCGCCATCGTATCTCGCCTGCTGCAGGTCATGGGACGCACCGACGTGCCCTTCGCTTCCGGTTCGCCGCGGATGGTCAACGGAGCGACGCTGCCCGACAAGCCGGTGAACCAATACGCGTTTGCCGGTTCGGAAGCCGATCGTCCGCCCCCGGCCACCGCCGATGCCCAGGAACTCTTCCGCCGGGTGATCGAGGCTGATCCCGGCGAGGTGTGGCTGGTCTTGATCGGCCCGATGACAAATGCCGCGTTACTGGTGCGCGACCATCCCGACCTGGCGCGGCGGCTCAAAGGCATTGTGGTCATGGGCGGCGAGCCGACCCGTGCCTTTGCCGAGACCAATATCAGGAATGACCCGCAGGCGGCCGAAATCGTGTGTCGCAGCGGATGGTTGAAGTTTGTTGGGACCTACGACGTGACCGTCCGTCTGCTGATGCCGAAGCAGGACATGGATCGCCTGCGCGAATCCGGCACCGCCGTCGGGCGGGCGCTGGAAACGCTGCAGACGCTCTGGCGGGTCGATCGGGGCATGAAACCGGGGCCCGTTGCGTTCGATGCCTGTCCTTTGCTCTGGCTCTTCGCGCCGGAACTGTTCCACACGACCAACCAGGGCTTGAGCGTCGACGGCGCGGCCGTCATGCGCGTGGCGCCGGACGCCCCTGCCACGGCGGTCACGACGGACATCGATGTGCGCAATGCCCACCGCGTGCTGATTGATACCCTGCTCGGCGCGCGGCCCCGGCCGAACTAG
- a CDS encoding CehA/McbA family metallohydrolase — MNINTHWRWYAAACGTLALAMLRAADVVQFTVRTTDDAGQPLPARVLVRDEQGQAWLPPVATTVNIGPDTWFAGAGHARLDVPAGRYLVVVERGPEYQPARASVVLTGNTTREFRLQRWIDLAARGYRSGENHLHVTGSMLPAMMAAEALDFSTSLQWWNGPQWDAAYAAAAGAYTRFDAEIENSWGAVYCLGLTRPLPVAWNPARPNLAFVRAARADGALICYQGGWSAEVLLDALLGYVDVVNVADNLFQRHKFMPRSRYSNLLGTADLPVYPDTADGMLALTTESYYRLLNCGLRLAAGAGSATGVKSNPVGHNRAYVQVPPGAGIREFLAAWREGRNFITNGPMVFLSVNGAAPGATVDLPAGGGKLAVHVEAPSADPLREVRIVVNGQVVAAGGNGSLDTTIDVREGSWVCAMAVAEEPVPEADLARYAQTSRLGGERPARLRFAHTSPVYVTVAGQAVRVARSVAEAQRILDALAAFVQQTAAPEFQAETAEAIAAARTRLAQGGPFTAEWAPAAPSANSATIPAAMKPMPTEMLDR, encoded by the coding sequence ATGAACATAAACACACATTGGCGCTGGTACGCCGCGGCCTGCGGGACGCTGGCGCTGGCCATGCTCCGTGCTGCCGACGTGGTGCAGTTCACCGTGCGGACCACGGATGACGCGGGCCAGCCGCTGCCGGCGAGGGTCCTCGTGCGTGATGAACAGGGCCAGGCTTGGCTGCCTCCCGTGGCGACGACCGTCAACATCGGGCCCGACACGTGGTTTGCCGGCGCGGGTCACGCCCGCCTTGACGTGCCCGCCGGCCGTTACTTGGTCGTGGTCGAACGCGGCCCGGAGTATCAGCCGGCGCGCGCGAGCGTCGTCCTCACCGGCAACACGACGCGCGAGTTCCGGCTGCAGCGTTGGATCGATCTGGCCGCCCGCGGCTACCGCTCCGGGGAGAACCACCTCCATGTGACCGGGTCCATGCTGCCGGCGATGATGGCTGCGGAGGCGCTGGATTTCAGCACGTCGCTCCAGTGGTGGAATGGCCCGCAATGGGACGCCGCCTACGCAGCCGCTGCCGGCGCCTATACCCGGTTTGATGCCGAGATCGAAAACAGCTGGGGCGCGGTGTACTGCCTCGGGCTCACCCGCCCGCTGCCGGTGGCGTGGAACCCCGCCCGGCCCAATCTCGCGTTCGTCCGTGCGGCGCGCGCTGACGGCGCCCTAATCTGCTATCAGGGCGGCTGGTCGGCCGAGGTGCTGCTGGACGCGTTGCTCGGCTACGTCGACGTCGTGAACGTCGCCGACAACCTGTTTCAGCGGCACAAGTTCATGCCGCGGTCGCGGTACTCCAACCTGCTCGGCACAGCGGACCTCCCGGTGTATCCGGACACCGCGGACGGCATGCTCGCGCTCACGACGGAATCCTATTACCGGCTGCTCAATTGCGGGCTCCGGCTGGCCGCCGGGGCCGGATCAGCCACGGGGGTGAAGTCCAATCCCGTCGGCCACAACCGGGCCTACGTTCAGGTTCCCCCAGGCGCCGGGATCCGCGAGTTTCTCGCCGCGTGGCGCGAGGGACGGAATTTCATCACCAACGGACCAATGGTCTTCCTCTCCGTGAACGGCGCGGCGCCGGGAGCCACGGTCGACCTGCCAGCGGGCGGTGGAAAGCTCGCGGTTCACGTGGAGGCCCCGTCCGCGGATCCCCTGCGGGAGGTCCGCATCGTGGTTAACGGCCAAGTCGTGGCGGCGGGAGGAAACGGCTCGCTCGACACGACCATCGACGTGCGGGAGGGCTCGTGGGTTTGTGCGATGGCCGTCGCCGAGGAGCCGGTACCGGAGGCGGACCTCGCCCGATATGCGCAGACCAGCCGGCTGGGCGGCGAACGGCCGGCGCGCCTGCGGTTTGCCCACACCAGCCCGGTGTATGTGACGGTCGCCGGCCAGGCCGTGCGGGTCGCGCGCAGTGTGGCCGAGGCGCAGCGGATCCTGGACGCCTTGGCGGCGTTCGTGCAGCAGACGGCCGCACCCGAGTTTCAGGCCGAAACAGCGGAGGCAATCGCCGCCGCGCGGACGCGCCTGGCGCAAGGCGGTCCGTTCACCGCCGAATGGGCCCCAGCCGCGCCGTCGGCGAACTCGGCCACCATCCCGGCGGCGATGAAACCGATGCCGACTGAGATGCTCGACCGCTGA